caaaaatgcattaataatgTGGGtcctattatttttaactcttgTCTCTTTGAAAATTGATGtaagcaaataatataatattaatgatttacaGTAATACACCGTAatcattgtataaataatttattatttaatgaattaggttaatggttttatatctagtatagttgtattttaatttttggctaTTTTATATTGCTTTTGTATCATTTGACATTTCTTACATATTCGTATAATTTAGTTGACAAGAATGTCATACCCTACCGTCGTCACGATGCCACCTCAATCTCATATTAAAgggataggtacctaaataattgttataatacatttacaatCGATTGAAGTAATCTAACCTAAAGggttttactataattttacataCGTGTATAGCtcaaattatatcatttttttttttcgtaaaggTACGTTTTCCTTGCAGCGTCTGGACGTATAGGGTCGGCGTGACGGCGTCTGACGCGGCCGTGCTGTTCCACTGTTTGACGCTTAAGGgaacgacatagcaaattttccaAAATAGCCAGTTTAAATAGTGTgctgttaattttgatattggAGTGAACTGtcatattatcaaacttttaggtacctatcaaccttatctgtgttctctcgttggttttatatgatattttaatttttaaattaattataatcattttcaattattaatgttttacataatcataactcacttaaaaattaaaatctcgtaaaaaaccaacgagagaacacagataaggttgataggtacctaaaagtttgataatatgaCAGTTCACTCTGCACGTGTGTAaaacagagacaacacatgcgggtgcgaCGTTCTCTTAAATGTTTGGTACCCACTATCCAGAAAATGTGGGGgtggataatattttttataaacttcaGGTATAGGGCTTACCCCACCAATACCATaaagctgttttttttttaagacaccACTATTGGTGCACAGTCATATGatttatattgaacattttaaacacatttttttaaggaTATTTTGGAAGTTAGTggaaaaacattgatttttgataattttcatcaatattatcaatttcactatttattttttcggcatCAAGggctatttttaatatatagctAACATAGCTACCTTCggttaatacttaaatttaaaattataacataaaagaAGGTGCGTGACCTCTAAATATCAACTGAATGAGATATTactttcacaaaatatattttatatcatatatcacCTTTTGGGCGggtaggataaaaaaaattttattttatttttttccatgttttTGATAGTCATCCTAGTGggtatatctttatatataaaaatgaatgtttgtccgTGTGTGTcttttatgcattcctaaacggctggtccgattttgatgacatttttaatatgtttttgagtTGTTCCCGGGATGATTTAGATTCATAATTGAACCCGTGGAAGTACTCAAACAGTGGTTTTGAGATTTACGTTggtaatgtttgtttataaatggttgccattggttataggagaaataattagcagaaattagtatttatttgttattggtTTCCATTGATTAATCGGTCAGTTCAGGTACAAgcttgcatcaaatcgaattttcgaaaattgtctaccaaggtggctgagttgcattTACTGCAGCAAGtcacacccaaaaggagttgagcCCTAATTTTAACAGTTACCATTTTTAAGGGCAACGAAATGCGCGGTATCATCTAGTAagctatacaaaatacaaattgaacattttgtattttaacaacaaaataatttgcaaattgtcgagattttgatgaattttgtcaacattttaactttaaatgtttatacaaaaaacccgtgcctgtataatattatgtatattttaatcttcaatatttttcaacagctattataacaatttccaattaaatataataaatataacaacttttattaattttttaagctttttgataaaaaaaaaattatattacctatataatagaatTATGTTACAAGcaatttttataatctatataatattatgtatcaaataaaagtataattattttatctgtgTCCGAAAGtatactgaaatagtgaaacGTGTCAATTAAAGTTGATTTAaagtttagaaataataattgagatgcataataatatacttgcatAAAAATTTCTAATAGTGTGTAGGAAGGTACTCGCACcattcagaaaaaatattagacataataagtaattataagcAGTTTTAAAAATCTATCGAACCTCGAAGAGGAAAAAGTCTGGAAACATTTTCTTTTCAATATACAATTGATCCAAGtaagattaatttattaaactattaaagttattcataattcagaaaataaatatattttacttatatagttCTAGTTTAGAACTAGGTACATCAAAATGTTTCGTCTGTTTTCGGAAaccagtttttttaattatttaaaaaataatggagtagctgttttttaaatgagaatcatcattttttactgtaatttttttgtacctacctaagttgTAATTTGTACTACcggtttttgagttatttaactttgtgtaagtactaggtaggtactataagaataatagttttcataataatatataggtttataagatatgattatatgaagactatgataatttgaaaaatatatagtagttataatataaatgatttcCAACTTGTCataaatttatagataaaaaataataaaaataatcgttttttttttccatatacaATATGATTCATCATTGATCTCCAATTCAACACATTCATCATAGTGACCTATAGCTACTCAATGACGAGCTACACTTTAACTACAGCTATATGTTACTATATATACGTATTCCTTTGATAATGGATTTATTCCAAATCTGAGTTTTGGATATTTTAGGTATACTTATGGACcgtatattttcaattacttgGATTTTTATTTCCCATGCAGTAACgttacaaacttctatttttcaaaaaaataagaatcatcatattatttcaCATTAATTTGTCAagcaactaattttttttaagtattgatGTACCTATCTAAACTTGTACGAGTGGTTCTTGAATTATTAAACTTGGTGCACCTACTATATTCTACTGAGAATAATTATTCTCTGAACGTTCAAACTTAAACACTACCGTCacgcagtggcgtcatttggggggtaGGCAAGGTGggccttttatattttatcctgtctgattttaaaagcagcccaATTGGCCGGAGCCCGGTGGTTTTCGATtagccattattatattatattagcgcaAAAGcagcctatatattttataggaaaatattatattgtgtaggtactaaaaaattattgtcacaatgataaATTAGTGATTACTAATtaatagttgtaatatatttatatttagaagtATGTGTAGATACGGACGTGCCTGAAAGttggtatgtatgtatgtatgtgtgccTTATGAAGGAaaaggaacataatatattaatattcactaGTGAGGGGTTGTTTTTTAAGTTAACCTTTTGGACTGGTCAAAACTTTTGCctctattaaaaactgaaatgacgccactgccaTCACAGTGGCCTACACGACGGACAATGGCGAGCTACACTTAAAACCTATTAAACAGGCCCACAGAAGAAATGCAAAAGCTTGTTTTTTGCTCCCAAGGCGTTGAAAACTTAAATAAGTACTGTCTTACCTGTCTCTGTAATCCTTATAGCTTAGATTATGCTATAGCCTATATATGGAACTAGAATTTGCCCATCAGATGTTTCAATGTtggttataattgtattattcaaacacattttttaacgtTTAGAGGAttgttggtaatttattttacgtaaGTATAAACTTTAAAACTCGACTAAACAGTGTTTCGAAATACGACTGTGTTATTTTGCTCTTTTtcacataaatatattgttctccaaaattgcataaaatgtcctataaattgattatttttgtttatcagtTTTAATTGttcctacctattataatattttaaacgcacTATATGCACTCTTGAATCGTGAATAtgaatactgaataataataataatagttttccaCAACACAATATTTGAGTTAGTACAGAATTGAAGTAGGACATAAgtacattatgtattttcttgaACGGTAGATATATGGTTGTATACTATGTCAACATTAAAATTGAAAGATGATTCTGATCGGAGCTGTTtactcgaatatttttttttaaaaccttacCTGGTACGTACTTACATTTATTcttgaaataaattttaaaaatatttttaaaacttactaCGCAATTCGTAAGTGTTtcattctatttaattttaaatctatagaAGAATATCCTTTTAACAATAAACATCCAATTTTccgaaaattattttcagcctatgaaaaaaaaattatttttttttatcgttattattgtttaagttttcacattttttaaccttttttttatttcgtattcgGATATTCCGCTGAAGAACATTTTTCCgagaaattttatttgtaaaaattgaacttttaaCAAGCcgttaatttgttataacttataaaaatatgtaaacttAAAACTTTAGATGAGAGAAGGAAAGAGGCACAAGACTACGctcataaaaactttaaataattattgcttaaaataacttaattaccCAAGAAATTCTAATACATAACACGtaaattctcagaaaaatattttgctaatataattctatgaaatttaaatggtttttatcatacgaaaaaattaaaacatcaaaaagatttttaaaaacgttaatactttttgagataatgagatGATGTATATATTGTTGAAAGAATCATccagtgtataatatagaatattgttCTGTTATTTTACTCATGGATACTGTTTAAGTTCTCAAAAAGAAACAATAATCACTCAACATTTTGGTAAACcactaataatattgatattgataacatttttgaataaaatacatttcaaaaccttttatttaattaaataatttatttttattaatatataaaaatatataaaattatttaaaaacctatCTATAGGTAAAATGTTACtatcttaaaatatgtttgtattagTATTGTTATATGATACGTACACTACAGAGTTCAAAATACGTTGTAGAAattctgtataaattaataatattataataatctcgGCAGTctacacaataaataattattgtatggcTAGATTGAACTATGGAgaatatataagaattaatagacataatataagcAGTGTCGTATTGTAAAATCGTACTGTATTTTTCAAGTAATTCAACATAGtagttttatacaaattaaaataaaataaaataatgcagtataattaacatacaaattaaaaacacacattttcaaattctaaatttctaaatttctatttagtaaaatgtattcacTAATAAAGcaacataatatgatacagtTTAaacgtgtaaaaatataaataatcaatattgttacgaatggaaaaaattatgaaacaaGACATGAAACATAAAATGCATGACGCAGGGTGGGCACTGAGTTTTCTTGTTATTGCATAATACAGTTGACATTGGAAAACGTGAAAGCACAGTGGCCCACCCGATACTACCTAAGTCTGTTTAAATCATAGCAATAATATAAACCGAAATAGGTATcatattgattaaatttaaaaataatatataatattgtattgctacaatagtatattattgagGTGAACAGGCAATAGCCAAATACGTATATCAGACCTAAATGGCttgaaacttaaaattaattacaacacataattaataatatataatatatagtttcaaCAGCaatattgcattttaattaCTCGTTGAAATTACCGACGAATGCACAAGAACAATACAGACGATACAGTAAAAACATGGACTTAACGTTTAAAACATTGATCGTTGGCTAACAAAATGAACACGATTTCTTGTTCTCCGCATTAGGACCGGAGAGTTTAACGAGTTCTGGTTGGTCGGTTTCGTCGTTGTATTGTCCCATCATCGAGTTAatcaaaaaccttaaaaaaaaaaattttagacaGAGTTTTTGGACGAGGGGGCTGAGAAATTGGCTTACTGCATGGAATCGTTAACCATCAACCCGTCTTTAGCCGAAGTCTCTGTCCAGCcgataaaattgttttctttgtaGAACGCTTCGATATCCAACTGATCGATTTGACGTTGGGGCAAATCGcactgtaacaataatataatattataaaattgcaaTATCTGTACGTATGTTACGGCCTACATGTGTGTACATTGTACTTATGCTAATATACCTAACACtgaacatttaaatacctacattacacattaaatcattattacacTTCTACGCATATACGAAGAGAAACTGAAGTTAAAAGtagatataataggtatactagtatgattgtataaaatatgaatacgcGTTAAAATTTGAAGTCTGTAATTTTTTCTGCAACACAGTCCGTGATACTAATATTGGTATCAAATATCACATAtgacttatatatattacaaaatgctAAACAAATATGTCTGCATAATAGtgaccaaaataattataatataaagattctCAAGACTCAACGCGTTCTTCAACCCCTGCAGCTGTAGTGAAAACGGCATCTACTTAATACagtataatttacttatataatatacatatgaattatgatattactattgTCGATACAAACCTTTTCGGTCGGTCAAacaacttgaaaatataatacaacgttAGTCATAAGTTGattttggtgaaaattaaaaaaaaagtcgagTGTAAATCCACAATAACTTTTTATGAACGTCTGAAGTTAACATTTTGACACAATTCGTCAAAATCAGGAAAaatggcaaattattttgagttagaaattcaaaaaaatgttttctatttttatctaagctttgaaaattaaatataagattcCTCTTAAGTTTTCCTagattcaacaaaaaaaaaagtttaccggaaagtAAAACTTGTTTTTACGAGCTTTTGAAACTAGACATTGGATATTCtcccgtaaattaacaaattttcatacaacgattttcttatttagtCGTTATTCGAAAACTTATAACAGTcggtacttgacattttcatcaaatgtttattttataattttctatacgagataaaattttcaaaatatttcgactagttttaagttatttatagacatttaaaatttgaaattttttagttttttatccTATAAATGTCAATGAAAAAGAATAAAGATCCATCAGCACGATTTTTtacaagtattattaaatataaaatgttgacaaaatgtatcaatatctcgaaaattatcaactattgtaattaaaaaatggttaatttttaccgctaaggattgaaaattgaagacaaagattctcataaatagttgtAACTGTAACCAAAatctctaaaaaatatataatcacaattttttttacagacattttaaattcaaattttgacgaaatcaTCCATATTTAAACCAAGaattacgattttagttattttgttgtaatttgaaaatattattcgtgggtatttcaaacttttagagtatattattatattttatactcaccaattaatatatttgcaaatataattttttgtcaaaaattaatttaacctactgtagttGATACTACAATGACTAATACTAAAATTGATTagtttaatcacaataatatcataaaatataccttagtaatattataggctgacgaTGAttttgtatcattgaattcagatttaacaccatccattacagtgacccacttatatgctatctactgtacagcagagtgacattcaCTTACGGATTTTTAGCTATGATAAtgcatttaatcaaaaattgatttttgaaatttataattatacttatggatcatattttcatataagcttggatttttttacaacaaactattttaaaatatgaagtcACACATTTTTACTGTGAATTATTACTCAGATAATGTTTTTGGacattaattgaaattaaattgaaatttaaatgagtagtttctgagtCAATAAACTTTATGTACAATAAGGATAACAAACCTTCATAATAGGTTTATGAGATATTAGGATTATAGTTTATGCGAAACAATTATTAAGGACCATTATCCTTATTATACATTAagtttaattacctactcaGAAACTATACTCATATAAATTTCGATTTAGAAGCTttaacatttctaaaaaaattaagtaggtactaggagtaataatttacagtaaaaaagtatgtgttctcatttgaaaaatgagTTTATTGTCACGGCCCAcaagattttatttaaatggtgtaaaaaaatccaagtacctatatatatatatgaaataattgatactgtgattaaaaatttcaaaaatcagaattaaataaattcaatatttaaactccTTCAAATAGGTATAGCTATTAGCTAAGTATTGCTGAACAGTAAGAcgtgtcgagtgtacctcgtcattgagaaAGTCatattgtaatggatgtgttaagttttaattcaatataataaatcatagtataccgatgaaaaattattctgagtgaagaagttctaatttgttgataaatgatAGGTTACCaaactgttattttaataattatttttttgttttttcaattatttaagaaTTACTAAGAATTTTCAACTTTGAATTCCCAAAGGGGATGCTTGTAACCATCGAGATTAACCATTGATTTGCTATAGAAAACTCCCTCAAAATTGATGAtcgatgtatttttttactagaaaaAGTGTCTTCagacacacaaataaaaaaaaacacacatcattgtaaaatcaatacagtcttcgctccactcagaatagccaggatataaaaaaaaatgaggtTGAGCATACTTGGTGAATTATTACTCTGTATATTTAACAGTGATTGAGTGTTTATCTTTAGTATCCAGACCTACACTTATATGATCGATATTATATTGCAGTGATACGTatggacaataataataatagtatgtttgTATTTCGAAAAGAGCACTTGCATTTTCAATACTAAGATATagcaaaacataaaacaatcaTTGTTTATTTACAGAAGacaatcgtaatattatttttaacctgAAAGTGAGACTTATATTGACTATTGAAGCCATAAATGAAAAGAGAAAAGTACAGTTTGATTTTTGTCTAACCAATTTACCATTGccaacattatattaaacaagatgatattatacatatattcttctttaaatatataataaattttagtaaatatattatgatataaattataattatggtgagcttttatgtacctacatattttatagatttacaaaaattatatacttatactaattatatccatattatgaaataataacaaaattgtattttgattaTCTAACAGAAGTAGTATCTTATAGGTAcatcttattgtttttataggtACACCGGTAATTAAAATCTTACACACAAATCTATTCACGCGTATTTATTGGTGttgattttaaagtaaataaataaaaaaacagaagTACTACTgctaatttaattacatatgtacggtttaataaaattttataacttataggtcATCAtccgtcattactcattatcaAGTCACAAAAAGAATAGTATCTTCATGATAAAAGTAAATGTTAATTGTTGTGTTATGTAAAGAAACTGATAACAGAAttcatagttatttatataatgatataagcatttgtattattaatttttttttagtcttagctattttatgttttcaataaaaaaaaacacaaaataaatagttatttactttatatgaattatatctAACATACATGTATTAGTAATTAATGTATCGCAACTAACGTAtggtattgtattgtattcgaATTAGTATTTTcgctaattaaatattttctaaaatataattcgtaCGACTGAATTATTTGACTGCCAGTTTCCACATATAAATACatccatttatattttaaattaattattatttatatattatttgagattaggtatacaaactattttttaatatattatactaacagcTATCCATTAAGTTTTTCGTCTTCATtaccaataactaataactacataaattcaaaaacaattgtGTGTTTAGGTCATACATTTTACTTACGTTATCTCCAAACTAATTGACGATAATTACTACTCAACTATTCCTcacacaataaaattatttacacttCACAGCGcctctaatataaataaacaaactataaaTACCACATCTATATACAATGAGTTTAATTTATGGTATTATCTCATAATGCATAGTTTAATACAAAGgaatgtaatttgtttattgatttaaaaatgaacgATTTACAATGACAACATGTCCACGGAGGACGCCACACACGTGCTATTTAAGGTGTTTGATACAGGCAATTGCaatcaaatgttaaaattttaaatcttaaatatatttaatcactaattcaaagtattttaaaagtggTCCCATGACAGTACCAACAAGGGTTGTTGTGTTATAACCCCGGAGGAATATACGTAAAAAGAGTTTCATGTGGAACAAGCTTGCGagtatacaatttgaatatatttacagCAGATTTACTAAATTTTCTCactacatagaaaaaaaacgttATCTGTGCTgtagtgtttaatttttttttatatatttatcaatgctatcaattgtaataaacaaatgaaaaaaacaaaaatcacgaATCTTTTTGAATGAacgattgtattaaaataaaacatgacaCGGCATGGATAAAATTCTTCTCTTTGtattgtgaaaatttaataaagctattAAGAGTTACAGCCTGTGTAAGTTTGTCCGACATTTTCAtggataaattacaaaaataaatatttttctcgttCACGTTAATTCTCGTGTGTAACGATTTCGTCTTATCGATTTCGCCTTATCTGATATGTATACGACTGCCGTTAAATCATTCTAAAGGTATTAAATGGGTATAGGGACAAAGAcctttaaaacataaaatatttatatgaaccTAATGAGTAGagcttaaataatttgtaatattatcgtaattattGTGACACCTGAAGCGTTGAAAGATAGTCAATTAATGTTACTTCGATGATGAAAAAACGTCCTTACTTTATTTCCCAACAACATGCACGGTATGGGACCGCCATCTAATTGAGTGCATTTTGCATCCACATCTTTTTTCCACTTGAGCGTGTTTAAAAACGAATTCTTATTTGACAAATCAAACATAATCACACATCCATGTGCGTCTTTGTAGTATACGCGGGTCATCCACGTAAACCTCTCTTGACCTAAACATGTAAAAAAACAGTGTCATgattatacatacataggtaggtagtaggtacatttatattcaAGGTTTACATAAAAAACTTGATAGCCATACGTAGGCACAGTTAGAGTGACTGACctgcattttaatatatttcactttaagtttatttaataattactaattataagaCATCAgtatttgcatttttatataaattataattttaaatttacgctATACAGCACAACCTAAATATACCTAAAATCCAAATGTacccaaatatataggttttgtTATATAAGGTCTATATATAGGAATAAAAATTTCATTGACATTTTATAgaaagttttcaaaaatacagCAGCTCCGTTCtccattattattgtaatgagaAGTATAAATAGATATGTTACTATGAAAATTAGACTGAATCACATGATGTAAGTAACCTGCAGtaggtaaacataatacatatatgtaacTAATGTTATACCACTATATAgtgttatagatatttttaactttCAAGGAATGGACAGTTaaaagttacataataatacaataattgtatttgccaTTTCcgtttattttttccatttttttcgtaagttattatttgtaccttatatgatttattgtaactaaaattatgtaattattgacttataacacaacaaatattataaaaaaaatcatcttcgACAACACCCTATTATTTGAACTGtatagtgtttatattattattaaacattatataagaCCTACAACAAACCTGCTATATCCcatagttgtaatttaatagtttCCGTTTCGGaaactttgataatttttaatgcgAAATCAACACCAACGGTACCCTTGTACTCTCTGCTGTATGATTTTTGTACATATCGTTTGACAAACGCAGTCTTGCCCACAGTCGGGTCTCCTATTATGATTACTTTGAACAACTTCTCTGGCATTATGGTATctggaatttaaataattcaattaacaAAGTTGCAAGACATAATTACGCAACAAGAAAAGATTAGTTTACAAGCATTAATAGAATTTGCAACAAATCGTGAcaactatatattttgatgtcCCAAAAATCTCGTATCGACCCCGTAAACATTCCAGCGGCAAAGGGATTGGTAAATTTTAACGCGGTGTTTGCAacaatgtattataggtacacatttaacattttaaaaaccctCCCGTCGTTGTTAAAAACTAAGTGGAATTGTTTTCAATGTCTCCATGTATAATAACACTCGTAAATAGTCATCGATTTGGTTTTTTAAGTCTACAATTCCCTAAAATAATCTATTCAAGTGATATGCAGGCCAGATCGGGACTGATTTTACTAATTATGATAattcttgatttttttgaatCGAACATTGTTTGCAAAAACTGGGGCCACGAGCCCACGACTATACACGTGAGATCGTATGGGGCTCATCTCACGTTGACAGACATGTGCTTGCCTGCAGTTGCCTACGCAGTCTATAATAAATAGACTATATACTGCTATAGACATTCGGCAATATAAAATAGCGTAGGACGATTAATTACTTGGCCGCGTGTTACAAACTTTTAAGTTACCTCTCAGTGTATACAACACGTACactagttttttaaattatcgttTACACTCTGATTATGTTGCGTAATGGCTATATAgtgatacataatatgaatttgcGTACAAACAACTCTACGAAAGCGataatatataacagtataatatattataatattatatagtacctcaCCGGTTTTGTCTTCGAACACATTATATGCTATGCTCCTCTACCCACCTAACTAAACGTTAAAACTTACATAACTATTTGA
This genomic window from Metopolophium dirhodum isolate CAU chromosome 1, ASM1992520v1, whole genome shotgun sequence contains:
- the LOC132936093 gene encoding ras-related protein Rab-7L1-like, with the translated sequence MSLLKTQYVNDNDTNLEEKKYRDDHDKLYDCYRRPNARLSDENYDIGNDIRDFHLRDTIMPEKLFKVIIIGDPTVGKTAFVKRYVQKSYSREYKGTVGVDFALKIIKVSETETIKLQLWDIAGQERFTWMTRVYYKDAHGCVIMFDLSNKNSFLNTLKWKKDVDAKCTQLDGGPIPCMLLGNKCDLPQRQIDQLDIEAFYKENNFIGWTETSAKDGLMVNDSMQFLINSMMGQYNDETDQPELVKLSGPNAENKKSCSFC